In the genome of Fulvivirga maritima, one region contains:
- a CDS encoding GMC family oxidoreductase has translation MKRLSKPLTELKPHYEAVVVGSGYGGSIAASRLARAGMKVCLLEKGKEFTPGTFPNSYKQAKKEMQFNKKKLQLGSQNGLYDFVLGDDISVFKGCGLGGTSLVNANVSIEADPRVFLDECWPKEIRNDLTSLKEGITHAREMLKPNPYPEGKNGYPVLPKTEAMRVSSQGMDGEFRMLDINVNFEAGKNHVGVYQPRCKNCGDCVTGCNQGAKNTTAMNYLPDAYNHGAEIFTEIGVDHLQYKNGQWLVHIMAYNTGREGFKAPLMFITADKVVLGAGALGSTEILLRSAKKGLELSDMVGQRFSGNGDFLAFGYNNDIRINGIGRPDSSNGAEIDEIGPCITSVIDTRKDSPLEEGMTIEEGSIPSPIKNLMTPTLFMFSRLSGKDTDRGFWDFLKEKWREFKSMILGVYKGAVNHTQVYLVMANDDGLGSMQLYNNEVVINWPKVGRQKIFEKISNQVNKVSKALGGYYVKNPTWSKLMNFDLVTVHPLGGCVMGEDSSSGVVNHKGQVYKAKSGTEVYEGLYVMDGAILPRSVGTNPLLTISGLAERNAALMVQDSGKTLAYNFPPIADDQFADDEEESGVQFTETMTGYFLPGETESYEKAYEEGKKRNEAFEFTLTIQVDDVYDFVEDKNHEGAMLGTMSIPFLSAEPILAYNGVFNLFVEDVNDSKRKKMLYTCNLFTQEGKEYRFEGFKDIYNDKGIDVWKDTTTLFINLYEEDQLLGKGILKIALSDFKSQLTTIKALNTSNTAESLKAQFVFGKFFAGNVYDSYI, from the coding sequence ATGAAAAGATTATCTAAACCATTAACGGAATTAAAACCTCATTATGAAGCAGTAGTAGTAGGTTCTGGCTATGGAGGTAGTATAGCCGCTTCTCGTTTAGCAAGAGCAGGAATGAAGGTTTGTTTGTTAGAAAAAGGGAAGGAGTTTACGCCCGGTACTTTCCCTAATAGTTATAAACAGGCTAAAAAGGAAATGCAGTTTAATAAGAAAAAGCTGCAGTTAGGCTCTCAAAATGGGCTCTATGATTTCGTTTTGGGTGATGATATTTCGGTTTTTAAAGGCTGTGGATTAGGCGGCACCAGCCTTGTGAATGCTAATGTATCTATTGAAGCGGATCCACGGGTGTTTTTAGACGAATGCTGGCCTAAAGAAATAAGAAATGATCTTACCTCATTAAAGGAAGGAATAACGCATGCGCGTGAAATGCTCAAGCCTAATCCTTATCCTGAAGGTAAAAATGGTTATCCTGTTCTTCCTAAAACAGAGGCGATGAGGGTGTCATCACAAGGTATGGATGGTGAGTTTAGAATGCTGGATATCAATGTGAATTTTGAAGCCGGAAAAAATCATGTTGGGGTTTATCAGCCAAGGTGTAAAAATTGTGGCGATTGTGTTACCGGCTGTAATCAGGGAGCTAAAAATACCACTGCCATGAATTATTTGCCCGATGCATATAATCATGGAGCAGAAATTTTCACAGAGATAGGAGTAGACCATTTGCAATATAAAAATGGGCAATGGTTGGTGCATATCATGGCTTATAATACCGGTAGAGAAGGATTTAAGGCTCCTTTAATGTTTATCACCGCTGATAAGGTGGTATTAGGAGCCGGAGCCTTAGGTAGTACCGAGATTTTACTGAGATCCGCAAAAAAAGGTTTAGAGCTGTCAGATATGGTTGGTCAGCGGTTTAGTGGTAATGGTGATTTTCTGGCGTTTGGTTATAATAATGATATCAGAATTAATGGTATTGGCAGGCCGGATTCATCAAATGGAGCTGAAATAGATGAAATAGGCCCATGCATTACCAGCGTAATAGATACTCGTAAAGATTCTCCTTTGGAAGAAGGCATGACTATAGAAGAAGGTTCTATACCCAGCCCTATCAAAAACCTGATGACGCCCACACTTTTCATGTTTTCAAGATTATCAGGAAAGGATACAGACCGTGGTTTTTGGGATTTCCTGAAAGAAAAGTGGAGAGAGTTTAAAAGCATGATACTTGGCGTGTATAAAGGAGCCGTTAACCATACTCAGGTGTATTTGGTAATGGCCAATGATGATGGACTTGGATCTATGCAATTATATAATAATGAAGTGGTTATCAATTGGCCAAAGGTGGGGCGACAAAAGATCTTTGAGAAGATTAGTAATCAGGTCAATAAGGTGAGTAAAGCCTTAGGCGGATATTATGTAAAGAACCCAACCTGGAGTAAACTGATGAACTTTGATTTGGTAACTGTGCACCCATTAGGGGGGTGCGTAATGGGTGAAGATAGCAGCTCAGGTGTAGTAAACCATAAGGGACAAGTGTATAAAGCTAAAAGCGGAACAGAGGTATATGAGGGGCTTTATGTGATGGATGGAGCCATTTTGCCTCGTTCTGTTGGGACTAATCCGTTGTTAACTATTAGTGGCCTGGCTGAGCGGAATGCTGCTTTAATGGTTCAAGACTCAGGTAAAACTCTTGCCTATAATTTTCCTCCCATTGCTGATGATCAATTTGCTGATGATGAAGAGGAATCAGGGGTTCAGTTTACAGAAACCATGACGGGCTACTTCCTTCCTGGAGAAACTGAAAGCTATGAGAAGGCCTATGAAGAAGGGAAGAAAAGAAATGAGGCCTTTGAATTTACACTTACCATTCAGGTAGATGATGTTTATGATTTTGTGGAAGATAAAAATCATGAAGGAGCCATGTTGGGCACTATGTCTATTCCCTTTCTTTCTGCTGAACCCATATTGGCGTATAATGGTGTTTTCAACCTTTTTGTTGAAGACGTGAATGATTCAAAGCGCAAGAAAATGCTTTACACTTGTAACCTATTCACACAGGAAGGGAAGGAGTATCGGTTTGAAGGTTTTAAAGACATTTATAATGACAAAGGAATTGATGTTTGGAAAGATACAACAACACTGTTTATAAACCTGTATGAAGAAGATCAATTGCTTGGTAAGGGAATACTAAAGATTGCTCTTTCTGATTTTAAAAGTCAGCTTACCACCATTAAAGCACTCAATACATCTAACACTGCCGAAAGCTTAAAAGCTCAGTTTGTTTTTGGAAAGTTCTTCGCTGGCAATGTTTACGATAGCTATATCTAA
- a CDS encoding DUF1772 domain-containing protein, whose amino-acid sequence MKMIYAFNRFLLMACVSMYFGTGWSLVLFSFPIAPSLTTDNYYNQFVPQVQAATEFFTYMTIVMMVCCLVFIISEWRSARKWYPIVVLLLVVVATLLTTQFIFEYNEKMASHITNPEELKTTLNKWMRLNVIRVCLWTLQWLTMMIYYLKVDLKILRR is encoded by the coding sequence ATGAAAATGATTTATGCATTCAATCGATTCTTGCTAATGGCATGTGTTTCCATGTATTTTGGTACTGGCTGGTCTCTTGTATTATTTTCATTTCCAATAGCTCCAAGTTTAACTACAGATAATTATTATAATCAGTTTGTACCTCAGGTACAAGCTGCAACGGAGTTTTTCACCTATATGACCATCGTAATGATGGTCTGCTGCTTGGTCTTCATTATTTCCGAATGGCGGTCTGCTCGTAAGTGGTATCCAATAGTTGTATTACTATTGGTTGTTGTGGCCACCTTACTCACTACACAATTCATATTTGAGTACAATGAAAAAATGGCCTCTCATATTACTAATCCTGAAGAGTTAAAGACAACACTTAATAAATGGATGCGACTCAATGTTATAAGAGTATGTCTATGGACCTTACAGTGGCTAACTATGATGATTTATTACCTTAAAGTAGACCTGAAAATTCTTAGAAGATGA
- a CDS encoding acetoacetate decarboxylase family protein: MPPKRIKKYKNRYALVDGIPYTMPIFAKDSPALMAGFSCDWEKANALLPGNEVHALKLPNGKAVLLITVINYLHTSIGKYIEYIIAIGCTHGSKPAPRLLNVAMMKTYGTGQYILDLPVSSEVSVKGGKGIWGMPKHQANLDFKDEANMVSSQYEKDGQFAFRVEIDKPKSPSFKLKIGTTNYCRYRNMLMASYIYFESKAGINLFKKAKGRLYIGDHPNVSFLKDIDINPDPFFTMYMPKANGVLDDHFDCWFMTYDTPPEKMPEGFESVYDLGLSEEWLEAPSVTDYQKFGI; encoded by the coding sequence ATGCCTCCAAAAAGAATTAAGAAATATAAAAACAGATATGCGCTGGTAGATGGAATACCTTATACCATGCCCATTTTCGCTAAAGATTCTCCTGCACTGATGGCCGGGTTTTCCTGCGACTGGGAAAAAGCCAATGCCTTACTGCCTGGCAATGAAGTGCATGCTTTAAAACTGCCTAATGGTAAAGCCGTGCTGCTTATCACGGTGATCAACTATTTGCACACCAGTATTGGCAAATACATAGAATATATTATTGCTATTGGTTGCACTCACGGCAGCAAACCTGCTCCCAGATTGCTGAATGTAGCTATGATGAAGACTTATGGCACAGGTCAATATATCCTGGATTTACCAGTAAGCTCAGAGGTGTCAGTAAAAGGAGGGAAGGGCATTTGGGGAATGCCTAAACACCAGGCTAATCTGGACTTTAAAGATGAGGCCAATATGGTGAGTAGTCAGTATGAAAAAGATGGACAATTTGCCTTTAGAGTGGAAATTGACAAGCCTAAAAGCCCCTCTTTTAAACTCAAAATAGGCACCACCAACTATTGTAGATATAGAAATATGCTTATGGCCTCTTACATCTATTTTGAAAGTAAGGCAGGCATCAATCTTTTCAAAAAGGCTAAGGGGCGTCTCTACATCGGGGATCATCCTAATGTATCATTTCTCAAAGATATTGACATCAATCCTGATCCTTTCTTTACCATGTACATGCCTAAAGCCAATGGGGTATTGGATGACCACTTTGATTGCTGGTTTATGACATATGATACGCCACCAGAGAAAATGCCGGAAGGTTTTGAAAGCGTTTACGACTTGGGGCTAAGTGAGGAGTGGTTGGAAGCACCATCAGTAACTGATTATCAAAAATTTGGGATATGA
- a CDS encoding patatin-like phospholipase family protein, giving the protein MSSIINHKADRALVLAGGGMRVAYQAGVLLALEEGNYLFKHVDGTSGGIFNTAMLASGVKVRSIAERWRSLNVMWFSSLRKFKNYLHPFRMKGYADTDNIKHKVFRHMGIAVDRINRNTDSYTFNICNFSNKAIEPIPNEKVMEDHLLAGVSLPILMPALKIKNEWYTDAVWIKDANLIDASSKGVAEIWLVWAIGNNHNYLDGAFNQYVHMIEMSAGGALLQEFEQMKFDPQLNLSLHVIKPDYPLPLDPDLFFNKIDTRSLINMGYADAKNYLGNIKSEGVPMDAAATKMREPGDRLHIHCVFQGAIERENDRQDIQLFCYYRYSIINEAETIITLFASIKLEEEEYPLFNTSTNLKLENEGLFLVTEALLYIHSVQHNFTIKLPVISSIDPLIGLAFKTAEIKLANEQKCYEGELKQSISHRLKNCLRMNVLTADGRHGSLKTKYKMLNQLLRV; this is encoded by the coding sequence ATGAGTAGCATAATTAATCATAAGGCAGATCGTGCATTAGTACTGGCAGGAGGTGGTATGCGTGTTGCTTACCAGGCAGGAGTTTTATTGGCTCTGGAGGAAGGGAATTATCTATTTAAACATGTAGATGGTACTTCTGGAGGTATTTTCAATACTGCTATGCTCGCTTCCGGGGTTAAAGTTAGAAGCATTGCCGAAAGGTGGAGAAGCTTGAATGTGATGTGGTTTAGCTCGCTAAGAAAATTTAAAAATTATCTGCATCCATTTAGAATGAAAGGTTATGCTGATACCGATAATATTAAGCATAAGGTTTTTCGGCATATGGGTATTGCTGTAGATAGGATTAACCGAAATACTGATTCATACACTTTCAATATCTGTAATTTCTCTAATAAAGCTATAGAGCCTATTCCTAATGAGAAAGTCATGGAAGATCATCTTTTGGCTGGTGTTTCATTACCCATACTCATGCCTGCTCTAAAAATTAAAAATGAATGGTATACAGATGCGGTTTGGATCAAAGATGCTAACCTGATAGATGCCAGTAGTAAAGGTGTAGCCGAGATATGGTTGGTTTGGGCCATAGGGAATAACCATAATTACTTGGATGGTGCTTTTAATCAGTATGTTCATATGATTGAAATGAGTGCTGGAGGAGCCCTTCTTCAGGAGTTTGAACAGATGAAATTTGATCCACAACTCAACCTATCACTACATGTAATTAAACCAGATTATCCATTGCCGTTAGATCCGGATCTGTTCTTCAATAAAATAGATACCCGGTCACTAATTAATATGGGCTATGCTGATGCTAAGAACTACCTTGGAAATATAAAATCAGAGGGTGTACCGATGGATGCAGCCGCGACCAAGATGAGAGAACCAGGCGATCGGTTACATATCCACTGTGTTTTTCAAGGTGCCATTGAGAGGGAAAATGATAGGCAGGACATCCAATTGTTCTGTTATTATCGATATTCAATTATTAATGAAGCCGAAACTATAATTACCCTTTTCGCAAGCATAAAATTAGAAGAGGAAGAATACCCGCTCTTCAACACGTCAACCAATCTTAAATTGGAAAATGAAGGCCTTTTTTTAGTAACTGAGGCGCTGTTATATATCCATTCAGTCCAGCATAATTTCACCATTAAATTGCCTGTCATAAGCTCCATTGATCCTCTCATTGGGCTCGCTTTTAAAACGGCTGAGATCAAACTGGCAAATGAACAGAAGTGCTATGAGGGCGAATTAAAACAGTCAATTAGTCATAGACTTAAAAACTGCTTAAGAATGAATGTGCTAACTGCTGATGGAAGGCATGGCTCATTAAAGACAAAGTACAAGATGTTAAATCAACTATTACGCGTATGA
- a CDS encoding DUF4345 family protein translates to MKGLSYFLFYTYVGLVVVAGFWGAFINPYYDFRFLFDFNLWQIPENQRTDLLSQYRFLRALELGYGIFSIIFFEQIFKHKLFNRLFLGIMLSGVVARFIAILFDGIPGRLFLFFMTYELLGVIIIFLYTKGNLKRTHIKYE, encoded by the coding sequence ATGAAAGGGCTTAGCTATTTTTTGTTTTATACCTATGTAGGGCTGGTGGTTGTGGCTGGCTTTTGGGGTGCATTTATTAATCCCTATTATGATTTTCGCTTTTTATTTGACTTTAATCTTTGGCAGATACCAGAAAATCAAAGAACAGATCTTCTTAGTCAGTATAGATTTTTAAGGGCTTTGGAGTTGGGATATGGAATTTTCTCAATCATATTTTTTGAACAGATATTTAAACACAAGCTCTTCAATCGTCTTTTTCTGGGAATTATGCTTTCAGGTGTAGTTGCTAGGTTTATAGCCATTTTATTTGATGGAATTCCAGGAAGATTATTCCTCTTTTTTATGACTTATGAGCTATTAGGGGTGATCATCATATTCTTATATACCAAAGGCAATTTAAAACGGACTCATATTAAATATGAGTAG
- a CDS encoding patatin, translating into MNKWLNILIVLISLATLASGLFQMIAPAVIMNLIEADITAASAHFFRIVGMFMFLFGGLMLHTIYSEESGTIAVLWAALQKLGAFLGVGIGITIGIFSWLALSVALFDLFSGILFLYYYKKIR; encoded by the coding sequence ATGAATAAATGGCTCAATATTTTAATAGTATTAATATCTCTGGCGACTCTTGCTTCTGGTCTATTTCAAATGATAGCTCCCGCCGTTATAATGAACCTAATAGAAGCAGATATCACTGCTGCTTCAGCTCACTTTTTCAGGATTGTGGGCATGTTTATGTTTTTGTTTGGCGGATTGATGCTTCACACTATTTATAGTGAAGAATCTGGTACAATAGCCGTGTTATGGGCTGCTTTACAGAAGTTGGGAGCTTTCCTTGGGGTAGGAATAGGCATAACTATAGGCATATTTTCATGGTTGGCTCTAAGCGTGGCTCTTTTTGATCTCTTTTCAGGTATACTCTTTTTATACTATTACAAAAAAATAAGATGA
- a CDS encoding DUF4230 domain-containing protein: MSRFISILMISLTIYSCKQDKRTLVISKIQAASKLATTETVIDKTVVGTKTKRLLGLIKLNEANFVAYTEATVKTGIDLNKLTKDDIEINEKEISIHLPPVEVLDFSYPFQKFEIDSTILRDSWVNRFDILDYEEFYRQAEVDIRNQLQYTGIIEATQNRTRTLFQSLLKNLGYEAVFIEFSPTEALFQPIIMEDPK; encoded by the coding sequence ATGAGCAGGTTCATTTCCATATTAATGATTTCGCTTACAATATACAGCTGTAAGCAAGACAAAAGGACACTGGTAATCAGTAAGATACAGGCGGCCTCTAAATTGGCTACTACAGAAACGGTGATTGATAAAACAGTGGTAGGCACCAAAACCAAAAGGTTACTAGGCCTTATAAAACTCAATGAAGCCAATTTTGTGGCTTATACCGAAGCTACCGTAAAAACAGGTATTGACCTTAATAAGCTTACAAAGGATGATATTGAAATTAATGAAAAGGAAATATCCATTCATCTTCCACCCGTAGAGGTGCTTGATTTCTCTTACCCTTTTCAAAAATTTGAAATAGACAGCACCATTTTGAGAGATTCATGGGTAAATCGGTTCGATATACTTGATTATGAAGAGTTTTACCGCCAAGCGGAAGTGGATATTAGAAATCAACTTCAGTATACAGGCATCATTGAGGCAACCCAAAACAGAACTCGAACATTATTTCAAAGCTTGCTCAAAAATCTGGGTTATGAGGCTGTGTTTATAGAATTTTCTCCTACAGAAGCGCTTTTTCAACCTATCATAATGGAGGACCCAAAGTGA
- a CDS encoding metallophosphoesterase has translation MKFSKKPMVNWYDLKQLASTGVKTLISGVFGNFADKREFQAASARDEKLFDYSAHDKEEFWLDYISDLGDGFNPTYSMAHLMAQEELEVHNFKTKRGSVLIMGGDEVYPTPEKHEYDNRLKGPYFAAFPWNEAIKTDLYVIPGNHDWYDGLTNFMKVFCQDRSIGNWKTHQKRSYFALKLPFNYWVFAVDIQLHADIDEPQLKYFCKISEEEVKKGDKIILCTAEPSWVYKAWSMKNTSDDRMRFFIDTVIFGKSKKYYGRQPDDVKVVAILTGDMHHYSHYLEEEKVSGQLCHLITAGGGGAFTHPTHFLKDYEDQEVTRKLISEPFPSKKQSKRLAWWNLAFPFYSPHMVALFSVLHFLTFWLLLSFGHYGTDLVNKLGMAGGMSEISELFLSQLAYNPPVVIINLILLLGLTFFTDTATGKGSLNMVVGFIHGLVQVLHFYAVVWLYAYLTQIYWPDTTGVMYTLFCILMILGVGLISAFIFGKYLLFSTLIIKNHPTEAFSSFRWEGYKNFLRIKITKDGAQIYAIGVKQVPTNWKNAGASEKPCFEGGPIKAQLIEKPFNINS, from the coding sequence ATGAAATTTTCAAAAAAGCCTATGGTCAATTGGTATGACCTGAAACAGTTAGCTTCTACAGGAGTAAAAACTCTGATTTCTGGAGTATTTGGCAATTTCGCCGATAAAAGAGAGTTTCAGGCTGCATCAGCGCGTGATGAAAAGCTGTTTGATTATTCTGCTCATGATAAAGAGGAGTTTTGGCTAGATTATATCTCAGACCTTGGTGATGGATTTAACCCTACCTACAGCATGGCTCACCTTATGGCGCAGGAAGAACTTGAGGTTCATAATTTCAAAACCAAAAGAGGCAGTGTATTAATAATGGGCGGAGATGAGGTGTATCCCACACCTGAGAAGCATGAATATGACAACCGGTTGAAAGGGCCTTATTTCGCTGCTTTCCCATGGAATGAAGCCATTAAAACAGATCTCTATGTCATTCCCGGTAATCATGATTGGTATGATGGACTCACTAATTTCATGAAAGTTTTCTGTCAGGACAGGAGTATTGGTAACTGGAAAACCCATCAGAAGAGAAGTTATTTTGCCTTAAAGCTGCCTTTTAATTATTGGGTGTTTGCTGTTGATATTCAGCTACATGCAGATATTGATGAGCCGCAGCTTAAATACTTTTGCAAGATTTCTGAAGAAGAAGTGAAGAAAGGAGATAAAATAATTCTCTGCACTGCGGAGCCTTCATGGGTTTACAAGGCCTGGTCTATGAAAAACACTTCAGATGATCGTATGCGGTTTTTTATTGATACGGTCATTTTTGGGAAATCAAAGAAGTACTATGGTAGACAACCTGATGATGTAAAAGTAGTGGCCATTCTCACGGGTGACATGCATCATTACTCTCATTATTTGGAAGAGGAAAAGGTGAGTGGTCAGCTATGTCATTTGATTACCGCTGGCGGTGGCGGGGCTTTTACGCACCCTACACACTTTTTAAAAGATTATGAAGATCAGGAGGTGACTAGAAAATTGATCAGTGAGCCATTTCCATCTAAGAAGCAATCTAAAAGACTGGCCTGGTGGAATCTGGCTTTTCCTTTCTATAGTCCTCACATGGTTGCTCTATTTAGTGTACTTCATTTTCTTACGTTTTGGCTTCTACTTTCTTTTGGACATTACGGTACTGATTTGGTTAATAAGCTAGGTATGGCAGGCGGCATGTCTGAGATATCGGAATTGTTTTTAAGTCAGTTGGCATATAATCCTCCGGTAGTAATTATCAATCTCATATTACTGCTTGGTCTTACCTTTTTTACTGATACCGCTACTGGCAAAGGCTCATTGAATATGGTGGTGGGCTTTATTCATGGTCTGGTTCAGGTGCTTCATTTTTATGCCGTAGTATGGCTATATGCTTATCTAACCCAGATTTATTGGCCTGACACTACAGGAGTGATGTATACCTTGTTTTGCATTTTAATGATACTAGGAGTTGGGCTTATCAGTGCTTTTATTTTCGGTAAGTATCTATTATTCAGTACACTCATAATCAAAAATCATCCTACAGAGGCCTTTTCATCTTTCCGGTGGGAAGGCTATAAAAACTTTCTCCGGATAAAAATAACGAAAGACGGTGCGCAGATATATGCTATTGGGGTAAAGCAAGTTCCTACTAACTGGAAAAATGCAGGCGCCTCAGAAAAGCCTTGTTTCGAAGGAGGCCCCATAAAAGCTCAGCTGATTGAAAAACCATTTAATATCAATTCTTAA
- a CDS encoding DUF5675 family protein: MKKLGLLITIALVTLAIIYFIKNPDVFEDIWLWIIGLIGVVKELTSKLLNIGKERVNGKKSVSNKPLDYKVIKGIVEDDFQGLTITLLRYSDDKETTVGLLYLNGQYYCYTLEDTFRSKKIANQTRIPAGTYQVAFRRLETNLTKKYRDRFPDWFDYHLEVQNVPQFTGIYIHNGGTHKDTSGCILVSDSLSVSSKSTYLSNSRETFKRLYLYLKSNIEQGIQVRLVIKDENWFAHLTA, translated from the coding sequence ATGAAAAAGCTTGGCCTATTAATAACCATAGCGCTTGTAACTCTGGCTATCATCTATTTTATTAAGAATCCTGATGTTTTTGAAGACATCTGGCTTTGGATTATAGGTTTAATAGGAGTAGTTAAAGAATTGACATCCAAATTGTTAAATATAGGAAAGGAAAGGGTAAATGGTAAGAAGTCCGTTAGTAATAAGCCATTAGATTATAAAGTCATTAAAGGAATTGTTGAAGATGATTTTCAAGGACTTACCATCACTTTGCTCCGATATTCTGATGATAAGGAAACCACGGTAGGTTTACTTTACCTCAATGGCCAGTACTATTGTTATACCTTAGAAGATACTTTTAGAAGTAAAAAAATTGCCAACCAAACCCGCATTCCTGCAGGCACTTATCAAGTTGCTTTCAGAAGGTTAGAAACCAACCTTACTAAAAAGTATAGAGATCGGTTTCCTGATTGGTTTGATTACCATCTGGAAGTTCAAAACGTGCCTCAGTTTACCGGAATATATATTCATAACGGTGGTACGCACAAAGATACCAGTGGCTGCATTCTGGTGTCTGATAGTCTGAGCGTATCATCCAAAAGCACTTATCTAAGCAATTCAAGAGAAACATTTAAAAGACTCTATTTATATCTAAAATCTAATATAGAACAAGGCATTCAGGTGAGGTTGGTTATAAAGGATGAAAACTGGTTTGCCCACCTAACCGCGTAA
- a CDS encoding esterase encodes MRLETLPFTSRDGMCCNLLHAISDQVPDKGPLLLVHGAGVRANIFNSPTTTNIIQYALAQGYDVWLENWRASIDLPASEWDLDQAAINDHPAAVQKIVELTGSKTIKAIIHCQGSTSFMISAVLGLIPEVTVIVSNAVSLHPVVPKYSVFKMNVYVPAVSPFFTYLNPQWGKHAPDAKTKLLKLIVKTFHRENDTMVGKFVSFVYGAGWPALWELENLNDATKNWIKEEFAAVPLSFFHHMRRCMRAGHLVSNNDETTSYAPSKLNTDARIILFAGAKNKCFCSDSQLNTYNYLNKVNPGKHSLYVLDEYSHLDVFFGKNAHKDVFPLMFKELNAQ; translated from the coding sequence ATGAGATTGGAGACGCTACCTTTCACCTCTCGTGATGGCATGTGTTGTAACCTGCTTCATGCCATTTCTGATCAAGTTCCTGATAAAGGCCCTCTTTTATTGGTACACGGTGCAGGTGTAAGAGCTAATATCTTTAATTCTCCCACTACTACTAACATCATCCAATATGCTTTGGCTCAGGGCTATGATGTGTGGCTTGAAAACTGGCGTGCGAGCATTGACCTACCTGCAAGTGAATGGGACTTGGATCAGGCAGCTATAAATGATCATCCGGCTGCAGTGCAAAAGATAGTAGAACTCACAGGAAGTAAAACCATTAAGGCCATAATCCATTGCCAGGGCAGTACCAGCTTCATGATTTCGGCGGTTTTGGGCCTAATACCTGAAGTTACAGTGATAGTGAGTAATGCAGTATCTCTTCACCCCGTAGTGCCTAAATATTCGGTCTTTAAAATGAATGTATATGTGCCCGCAGTGAGTCCATTCTTTACTTACCTAAACCCCCAGTGGGGAAAGCATGCTCCTGATGCGAAAACAAAATTATTGAAGCTAATTGTAAAGACTTTCCATAGAGAAAATGATACCATGGTAGGCAAATTTGTGAGTTTTGTCTATGGTGCTGGCTGGCCTGCTTTGTGGGAGTTAGAGAACCTAAATGATGCCACCAAAAACTGGATAAAGGAAGAGTTTGCCGCTGTACCGCTCTCATTCTTTCACCATATGAGGCGTTGTATGCGAGCTGGACATCTGGTGTCTAATAATGATGAAACTACTTCTTATGCGCCTTCAAAACTAAATACTGATGCTCGTATTATACTTTTTGCGGGCGCTAAAAATAAATGCTTCTGTTCTGATAGTCAGTTGAATACCTATAACTACCTGAATAAAGTTAACCCTGGCAAGCATAGCCTGTATGTGCTAGATGAATACAGTCATCTGGATGTCTTCTTTGGTAAGAATGCCCATAAAGATGTTTTTCCTCTCATGTTTAAAGAACTAAACGCTCAGTAG
- a CDS encoding N-acetylmuramoyl-L-alanine amidase, translating to MKIIDHQLQGEKVTYQPTPNYYNPPFRTSSGLPDAIVIHYTAMTSVEGAVKVLTTKYEKGNASAHLVIGKQGEIVQLSNFNFRTWHAGKSQYNGRSGYNSYSIGIEIDNVGWLNKMEDGTFSRHKLGKSFTQDQIVQCPHFNPNVHYQYWERFTDSQIETVTEICQLLYELYGIKEILGHDEIAPDRKQDPGPAFDIRQLRNDVLKNRSDEGESGVVSASMLNIRAGAGTNFDKVAQPLIRNTEVEILEESGDWYKVKTSIEGWVSKDFIEIKK from the coding sequence ATGAAAATAATTGACCATCAGCTTCAAGGAGAAAAGGTCACATATCAGCCAACACCTAATTACTATAATCCTCCTTTTAGAACCTCTTCAGGTCTTCCTGATGCTATAGTAATTCACTACACAGCCATGACTTCTGTAGAAGGAGCGGTTAAGGTGCTTACCACTAAATATGAAAAAGGTAATGCTTCAGCACATTTGGTAATAGGCAAACAAGGCGAGATAGTACAGCTATCTAATTTTAACTTTCGCACCTGGCATGCAGGAAAGAGTCAATATAATGGTAGAAGTGGATATAATAGCTATTCTATTGGTATTGAAATAGATAATGTAGGCTGGCTTAATAAAATGGAAGATGGCACTTTCAGTAGACATAAGCTGGGAAAGTCATTTACTCAAGATCAGATTGTTCAATGTCCGCATTTTAACCCTAACGTGCATTACCAATATTGGGAAAGATTCACTGATAGCCAGATAGAAACTGTGACAGAAATTTGTCAGCTATTGTATGAGCTTTATGGAATAAAAGAAATATTAGGCCATGATGAGATCGCTCCGGATAGAAAGCAGGACCCAGGACCTGCGTTTGACATCAGACAATTAAGAAATGATGTACTCAAAAATCGCTCTGATGAAGGTGAATCTGGCGTGGTGAGTGCCAGCATGCTGAATATCCGAGCTGGAGCTGGTACCAATTTTGATAAGGTGGCACAGCCTTTAATAAGGAACACCGAAGTAGAGATTTTAGAAGAAAGTGGTGATTGGTACAAGGTGAAAACTTCTATTGAAGGGTGGGTGAGCAAGGATTTTATTGAGATTAAAAAATAA